In the Hordeum vulgare subsp. vulgare chromosome 7H, MorexV3_pseudomolecules_assembly, whole genome shotgun sequence genome, one interval contains:
- the LOC123411320 gene encoding exocyst complex component EXO70B1-like: MKCNADCSLSKEKSGRSTQLSQPARLGLSFVRHSSDARARVRPHVRLPGFAPLRVRKTSLEEGEVESRQARSQLDTMDGSAELEAAEQVVIRWNSSLASTAAAAAAAAAAAVEYEPMLFDGAGDRTEAERFLRAVDNIRRLAPSSPSVVGSPRRLSSGSGAAAGGGGCSAVQVTMARLEDEFRHLLSSRAFDLEIEVLADLTSLSISSDRTNSVSSMDLPAVEEDDSVSYCGGRRSIYRSLRSIREIDLLPDDAVADLRAIASRMAAAGYGRECAQVYASVRKPAVDASLRRLGVERLSIGDVQRLGWDALEAKIRRWIRAARAAVRGVFASERRLSFHVFHDLPISNVTVVTAAPATRDTPFVEAVKGAALQLFGFAEAISIGRRSPEKLFKIIDLHDALSDLLPDVSDIFGASKAAESIYVQAVEIRSRLADAVRGILSEFENAVLRDPPKTAVPGGTIHPLTRYVMNYSSLISEYKATLTELIVSRPSASTRLAAEGNELVPSLCYLELPEHENQSPLAAHIIWIIVVLEHNLESKASLYKDTALSHLFLMNNIHYIVHKVKDSPDLWSMIGDDYLKRLTGKFTVAATNYQRTSWLKILNCLRDEGLHVSGGFSSGISKSALRERFKSFNAAFEDAHRVQSGWFVPDTQLREELRISISEKLLPAYRSFLGRFRHHIENGKHPELYIKHSAEDLENAVNDFFEGAPPSPHNRRKSHG; encoded by the coding sequence ATGAAATGCAACGCTGATTGTTCTTTGTCAAAAGAAAAGTCTGGGCGCAGCACACAGCTGAGCCAGCCAGCTCGGCTCGGTCTATCCTTCGTCCGCCATAGCTCAGACGCGCGCGCGCGCGTTCGCCCACACGTGCGGCTCCCAGGATTCGCGCCGCTGCGGGTAAGAAAGACCAGCTTGGAGGAGGGTGAGGTGGAGAGTCGGCAGGCGAGGAGTCAACTGGATACTATGGATGGATCGGCGGAGCTGGAGGCGGCGGAGCAAGTGGTGATACGGTGGAATTCGTCGTTGGCTtcgacggcggcagcggcggcagcggcggcggcggcggcggttgagTACGAGCCGATGCTGTTCGACGGAGCAGGGGATCGGACCGAGGCGGAGCGGTTCCTCCGTGCTGTGGATAACATCCGCCGCCTCGCTCCGTCGTCCCCCTCGGTGGTCGGGAGCCCGCGGCGGCTGTCGTCCGGGTCGGGGGCGGCGGCTGGTGGAGGCGGGTGCAGCGCCGTGCAGGTCACGATGGCGCGGCTCGAGGACGAGTTCCGCCACTTGCTCTCGTCCCGCGCTTTTGACCTCGAGATCGAGGTGCTCGCCGACCTGACATCCCTCTCTATCTCCAGCGACCGAACGAACTCGGTCTCATCCATGGACCTCCCAGCTGTTgaggaagatgactccgtctcctACTGCGGCGGCCGGCGGAGCATCTACCGCTCGCTCCGGAGCATCCGTGAGATCGACCTCCTCCCCGACGACGCCGTTGCCGACCTCCGCGCCATCGCCTCCCGAATGGCTGCGGCTGGGTACGGCCGCGAGTGTGCCCAGGTGTACGCCTCCGTTCGCAAGCCGGCCGTGGACGCCTCCCTCCGCCGGCTGGGCGTCGAACGGCTCAGCATCGGTGATGTCCAGCGCCTCGGGTGGGACGCTCTCGAGGCCAAGATCCGCCGATGGATCCGAGCTGCCCGTGCCGCCGTCCGCGGCGTTTTTGCCAGCGAGCGCCGCCTCTCCTTCCACGTCTTCCATGACCTCCCAATCTCCAATGTCACCGTTGTCACCGCAGCTCCAGCCACGCGTGACACCCCCTTCGTCGAAGCCGTCAAGGGTGCGGCGCTTCAGCTGTTTGGCTTCGCCGAGGCCATCAGCATCGGACGCCGCTCTCCCGAGAAGCTCTTCAAGATCATCGATCTCCACGACGCGCTATCTGACCTGCTCCCTGACGTCTCCGACATTTTCGGTGCCTCCAAGGCAGCCGAATCGATATATGTGCAGGCCGTAGAGATCCGATCGCGCCTCGCAGATGCAGTTCGTGGAATACTATCGGAGTTTGAGAACGCAGTTCTCCGCGACCCGCCCAAGACTGCAGTTCCTGGTGGCACCATCCACCCGCTCACTCGgtacgtgatgaactatagcagccTCATTTCCGAATACAAGGCCACGCTCACCGAGCTGATTGTATCACGTCCGTCGGCAAGTACACGGCTTGCTGCTGAAGGCAATGAGCTTGTGCCATCCTTGTGCTACCTCGAACTACCCGAGCATGAGAATCAGTCACCGCTTGCAGCCCATATCATTTGGATCATTGTTGTCCTTGAACACAACCTTGAGAGCAAGGCGTCACTCTACAAGGACACGGCTCTCTCACATTTGTTCTTGATGAACAATATACACTATATTGTGCACAAGGTGAAGGATTCACCTGACCTCTGGAGCATGATTGGTGATGATTACTTGAAGCGGCTTACAGGAAAGTTCACAGTGGCCGCCACAAATTACCAGCGGACGTCATGGTTAAAAATCCTGAATTGTTTGCGAGATGAGGGTCTTCATGTAAGTGGTGGCTTCTCGTCAGGAATATCCAAGTCAGCTCTACGGGAGCGATTCAAGTCCTTCAATGCTGCATTTGAGGATGCACATAGGGTGCAATCTGGGTGGTTCGTGCCGGACACGCAGCTGAGGGAGGAGCTGAGGATCTCAATATCAGAGAAGCTCTTGCCAGCATACAGGTCGTTCCTTGGCAGGTTTCggcatcatatagagaatgggaaGCATCCAGAGTTGTACATCAAGCACTCAGCTGAGGACCTTGAGAATGCCGTGAATGATTTCTTTGAAGGGGCTCCTCCTTCCCCGCATAATAGGAGGAAATCTCATGGATGA